One window from the genome of Myxococcales bacterium encodes:
- a CDS encoding J domain-containing protein has protein sequence MARTSISLVAAYAVLGVAPGAARADVKAAYRRLAKERHPDRFAAQARRQTAAQVAAINARFREVQTAYEVIEAAGFPAAAARAAASASAKSSTSARTSAKTSASASEDDRAWEQYVQSRAAQWRREADELRRQEAREAKAARDADEFIAAEAARIASEAALARARAEAQWRAAQTREVAEREADREFWLFVLIALLISLFTE, from the coding sequence ATGGCGCGAACTTCGATTTCATTGGTGGCAGCATATGCTGTGCTCGGCGTGGCACCTGGCGCGGCGCGTGCCGACGTGAAGGCGGCGTATAGGCGGCTGGCCAAGGAGCGGCATCCCGATCGGTTCGCGGCGCAGGCGCGTCGGCAAACGGCGGCGCAGGTGGCGGCGATCAATGCGCGCTTTCGCGAGGTGCAGACGGCGTATGAGGTGATCGAGGCGGCGGGGTTTCCGGCGGCGGCGGCGCGCGCGGCGGCGTCGGCATCCGCGAAATCATCGACGTCGGCGCGAACGTCGGCAAAAACGAGCGCGTCGGCGTCGGAGGACGACCGCGCCTGGGAGCAATACGTTCAAAGCCGCGCGGCACAATGGCGGCGCGAGGCGGACGAGTTGCGTCGGCAGGAGGCGCGCGAGGCCAAGGCGGCGAGGGACGCGGACGAATTCATTGCGGCCGAGGCAGCGCGCATTGCCAGCGAAGCCGCGCTGGCGCGTGCACGCGCCGAGGCGCAGTGGCGAGCCGCGCAGACGCGTGAGGTCGCGGAGCGCGAGGCCGATCGCGAATTTTGGTTGTTCGTGCTGATCGCCTTGTTGATTTCGCTGTTTACCGAGTGA
- a CDS encoding J domain-containing protein: protein MNLAQAYRILQLRYGSQRPDVVTAFRRLALAMHPDHATLAGVTPADANAAFIELRRAYEMIAAAGFPLAKAPPPPVAAITAKPTLQPTTPNVSTWTDANERLRRQDAEERAAAARAQAAARAGAAANTNEDSERCVFVWLDISTSP, encoded by the coding sequence ATGAATTTAGCGCAGGCCTATCGCATCTTGCAGCTCCGCTACGGCAGCCAGCGGCCCGACGTGGTAACCGCGTTTCGTCGGCTCGCGCTGGCGATGCATCCCGATCACGCCACGCTGGCCGGCGTGACGCCCGCCGACGCCAACGCCGCGTTTATCGAGTTGCGGCGCGCCTACGAGATGATCGCCGCGGCGGGATTTCCGCTAGCCAAGGCGCCGCCGCCACCTGTGGCAGCGATAACTGCGAAGCCCACGCTGCAACCAACCACGCCCAACGTGTCGACGTGGACCGACGCCAACGAGCGCCTGCGCCGCCAAGACGCCGAAGAGCGCGCCGCCGCCGCCCGGGCGCAGGCCGCCGCGCGCGCCGGTGCCGCCGCCAACACCAACGAAGACTCCGAGCGCTGCGTTTTTGTGTGGCTGGACATCAGCACCTCGCCGTAG